The Rhodothermales bacterium nucleotide sequence ACCATGGTGTCGGGCGGAACGCGGACGCCGCCGATTTCGCACTCCCGGATGCTGCGACGGAGGAAGAGGGGCACCGGCGGGTGCATGCGAATGGTTTCGTAGAAGACGCAGATGAGCGGGTTCGTGGAATGAAAAACGGTTTGGAAGCTGAGCTCGTCGGGCCAGGCCCGGACCTCGGCGGCGAGCTCGTCCTGGAGGGCCCGATCGTTGCTCAAGTAATAGGCGGCCATGGTCGAGGCGCTGGTGGTGGTGTCGTGCGCGGCCAGCATGAGAAAGGCCATGTGGTCGGCAATGTCCTCGTCCGCGTAGTACTCGCCGTCCTCGGTCTTCTCCCGACAGAAATGGGCA carries:
- a CDS encoding cytochrome P450 yields the protein AHFCREKTEDGEYYADEDIADHMAFLMLAAHDTTTSASTMAAYYLSNDRALQDELAAEVRAWPDELSFQTVFHSTNPLICVFYETIRMHPPVPLFLRRSIRECEIGGVRVPPDTMVCIPGNFIHRLPDWWNDPNRFDPSRFSDEVAEHRKHNFMWIPFGGGAHKCIGMHFARMLFLLTFREVLGRYRIEFAKDGYFPAKLQHFPFTRPLDGLPVRLVPR